Within Miscanthus floridulus cultivar M001 unplaced genomic scaffold, ASM1932011v1 fs_289_3, whole genome shotgun sequence, the genomic segment CCAAAAAATTTTTTTTTGCAATATGATTGACGGCTGGCTAAGGGACTACGGGAGTCCCAGAGATGAGCTAATGGTGGCAATGGCAGCCGCGGCCACAAACCGGCTTTGCCTTGGGTCCATCACTCTTGAACTTGATCCATGTCGAGGCCGGCACGTCCTTTAGGTAATTGGACGCAGCCAGTGCGACGGCCGCCGCCATCGAGACGGCCCCCGACGCGTGGACCCTCTGGCAGAACTCGCCGGAGCCCTTACAGACGCCGGCGACCCTGCGGCCGCAGGTGCCGAAGTCGTCCACCGAGAACGACAGCGCCGACGACGAGTAGAGCAGCACCTGCGCGGCGGTGTCGACAAGCTCGGACAGCGACTTGGCCGCCTTGCTTTCGTCCACCTTGCCGCGCGCCGTCAGCCACGCCGCCACTGCCTGCAGCGCCGCCGATAT encodes:
- the LOC136531145 gene encoding CASP-like protein 1U3 — protein: MAGGGKSDGSSDAASLALRIATVALSVASAAMMASASQRSCTGCSPATSKVSYSDYSSLSYCLVANVISAALQAVAAWLTARGKVDESKAAKSLSELVDTAAQVLLYSSSALSFSVDDFGTCGRRVAGVCKGSGEFCQRVHASGAVSMAAAVALAASNYLKDVPASTWIKFKSDGPKAKPVCGRGCHCHH